In Actinoplanes derwentensis, the following proteins share a genomic window:
- a CDS encoding MBL fold metallo-hydrolase, producing MGGAEPESAEVDRLPGWVTLLLAPNPGPMTLDGTNTWLLRAPGSPRATVIDPGPLDEGHLRRIAGHDGIERILITHGHHDHVEGAARLSELLGGVPVRAGSPVHCLGDEPFVPGESLDGNGLEIRVLETPGHTSDSVSFVVECGNERAMFTGDTMLGRGTTVVAPPDGDLGDYLRSLELLSAYPQIVMLPGHGPARSDTAERARFYLGHRRQRLAQVATAMAAGAETPAAVVDLVYPDLDPALRFAAEWSAAAQIEYLRPENNQEKKP from the coding sequence ATGGGGGGTGCTGAGCCCGAGTCGGCTGAGGTCGACCGGCTACCGGGTTGGGTGACGTTGCTACTGGCGCCCAACCCGGGGCCGATGACGCTGGATGGCACCAACACGTGGCTGTTGCGGGCGCCCGGCTCGCCGCGGGCGACCGTGATCGACCCGGGGCCACTGGACGAGGGCCATCTGCGCCGGATCGCCGGCCACGATGGGATCGAGCGTATTTTGATCACCCACGGTCATCATGATCACGTCGAGGGTGCCGCCCGGCTGTCCGAGTTGCTCGGCGGCGTTCCGGTGCGGGCCGGCTCGCCGGTGCACTGCCTCGGGGATGAGCCGTTCGTTCCGGGGGAGTCCCTGGATGGGAACGGGTTGGAAATACGCGTGCTGGAGACTCCTGGTCACACCAGCGACTCGGTGTCCTTCGTCGTCGAGTGCGGAAACGAACGAGCCATGTTCACCGGTGACACCATGCTCGGCCGCGGGACCACGGTGGTGGCCCCGCCGGACGGCGATCTCGGGGACTACCTCCGCAGTCTGGAGTTGCTCAGCGCGTACCCGCAGATCGTGATGTTGCCCGGTCACGGACCGGCCCGCAGCGACACCGCCGAGCGTGCCCGGTTCTATCTGGGGCATCGCCGGCAACGGCTGGCGCAGGTGGCCACCGCGATGGCAGCCGGTGCCGAGACGCCCGCGGCGGTCGTCGACCTGGTCTACCCGGACCTCGACCCGGCGTTGCGGTTCGCCGCCGAATGGTCCGCGGCGGCCCAGATCGAATACCTGCGTCCGGAGAACAACCAGGAGAAGAAGCCGTGA
- a CDS encoding GatB/YqeY domain-containing protein, whose amino-acid sequence MGTLKDRLNDDLHTAMKSRDDLITSTLRMVLSAVRTAEVAGKQARELSDAEVLAVLAKETKKRREAATAFADAGRAEQAAKETAEGEILDRYLPKQLTDAEIADVVTQALAAGGFSGKGQMGPAMKAAQAAAAGRADGGRVAAEVRRQLA is encoded by the coding sequence ATGGGAACGTTGAAAGACCGCCTGAACGATGACCTGCACACCGCGATGAAGTCCCGGGACGACCTGATCACCTCGACGCTGCGGATGGTGCTGTCCGCGGTGCGGACCGCCGAGGTCGCCGGCAAGCAGGCTCGGGAGCTCTCCGACGCGGAGGTGCTGGCGGTGTTGGCCAAGGAGACGAAGAAGCGCCGGGAGGCCGCGACCGCCTTCGCCGACGCGGGCCGGGCCGAGCAGGCGGCGAAGGAGACGGCCGAGGGCGAGATCCTCGACCGTTACCTGCCGAAGCAGCTCACCGACGCGGAGATCGCCGACGTGGTGACGCAGGCGCTGGCCGCCGGCGGCTTCAGTGGCAAGGGGCAGATGGGCCCGGCGATGAAGGCGGCCCAGGCCGCGGCGGCGGGCCGTGCGGACGGCGGCCGGGTCGCCGCCGAGGTGCGGCGTCAGCTGGCCTGA
- a CDS encoding transglycosylase domain-containing protein, which yields MTSWFRRRDHNIFTNATSLLVCGLLAGVVVAAAAFPAAAMTGLAAKAGGKTFANLPSELKEFSSPQITRAYASDGKTQIAVFYDEFRSDVPLKDISPHMQNAILAAEDRKFREHNGVDLKGVARAFVSNNQGGAQQGASTLTMQYVRMSLAYSATNPQEVIAATEDSPKRKINEMKYALQIEKQIGKDQILERYLNIAPFGNQAYGVFAASQVYFNKKPKDLTIGEASMLAGMVKAPSSFNPTVPSGLEQITDRRDNYIIPAMLSMGVITADQAEKAKKEKIPTKVKQIGRGCAWVARNHWGFFCDYFDRWWKSQEAFGATTYDRERRLKSGGYRIVTTLDIKGQSGARKQITDRQSDSSQNALLLAGIEPGTGKVRLLATNRKYKLDDPDNPKNEISSDPKKAAKKIRGTHPYTTNPLLTGGGDITGYQAGSVFKIFPIIAALEAGYPLAYPIAAQKQYKSGYRISPSSPAACGGGYYCPKNSGGGGEGLYTMWSAFAKSINTYFIPLQERVGTDKVVAVAKRFGVQFRQPKDAEMTTVEGGVKEWGAFSLGVTASTPLDMANAYATLAGDGKYCVPTPVEQITTQEGEKIDIGKPHCIQATTKDVARAALDAARCPVGDSAQLGSCNGATAGPTKGIVKHPVFGKSGTTDGSKTASLIVGTTKIVVAGYMANPDYPEHRDQMDHDVINPAVQYTVANYMEGKDRVQFKKPSSTKIAYGEQRSIPDVTCDSVSSATNRLEDAGFSVSRGSEIASDCPVGTVAGTNPSGRTIKNGVVVLEISSGKKDEEPGGPGPDNSTPPRRN from the coding sequence GTGACCTCCTGGTTTCGCAGACGCGACCACAACATCTTCACGAACGCCACCTCGCTACTGGTTTGTGGCCTGCTGGCGGGCGTCGTCGTGGCGGCCGCCGCCTTCCCAGCCGCAGCCATGACCGGACTGGCAGCCAAGGCGGGCGGTAAGACGTTCGCGAATCTGCCCAGTGAGCTCAAGGAGTTCAGTTCCCCACAGATCACACGGGCCTATGCGTCCGACGGCAAGACGCAGATCGCGGTGTTCTACGACGAGTTCCGTAGTGACGTCCCGCTGAAAGACATCTCGCCGCACATGCAGAACGCGATCCTGGCCGCCGAGGACCGCAAGTTCCGCGAACACAACGGTGTCGACCTCAAGGGTGTCGCCCGCGCGTTCGTCAGCAACAACCAGGGCGGTGCACAGCAGGGCGCCTCGACGCTGACCATGCAGTACGTGCGGATGTCGCTGGCCTACTCGGCCACGAACCCGCAGGAGGTCATCGCCGCGACCGAGGACAGCCCGAAGCGCAAGATCAACGAGATGAAGTACGCGCTCCAGATCGAGAAGCAGATCGGCAAGGATCAGATTCTCGAGCGCTACCTCAACATCGCGCCCTTCGGCAACCAGGCGTACGGCGTCTTCGCGGCCAGCCAGGTCTACTTCAACAAGAAGCCCAAGGACCTGACCATCGGCGAGGCCTCGATGCTGGCCGGCATGGTGAAGGCTCCGAGCAGCTTCAACCCGACGGTGCCGAGTGGTCTGGAGCAGATCACCGACCGTCGCGACAACTACATCATCCCGGCCATGCTCTCGATGGGCGTGATCACTGCGGATCAGGCCGAGAAGGCCAAGAAGGAAAAGATCCCGACCAAGGTCAAGCAGATCGGCCGGGGCTGCGCCTGGGTCGCCCGGAACCACTGGGGCTTCTTCTGCGACTACTTCGACCGCTGGTGGAAGAGCCAGGAGGCGTTCGGCGCGACGACGTACGACCGGGAGCGCCGCCTGAAGAGCGGTGGCTACCGGATCGTCACCACGCTGGACATCAAGGGCCAGTCCGGTGCACGCAAGCAGATCACCGACCGCCAGTCCGACTCCAGCCAGAACGCGCTGCTGCTGGCCGGCATCGAGCCCGGCACCGGCAAGGTCCGGCTGCTCGCCACGAACCGCAAGTACAAGCTGGACGACCCGGACAACCCGAAGAACGAGATCTCGTCGGACCCGAAGAAGGCCGCCAAGAAGATCCGGGGCACCCACCCCTACACGACCAACCCACTGCTCACCGGTGGCGGCGACATCACCGGTTACCAGGCCGGCTCCGTGTTCAAGATCTTCCCGATCATCGCCGCACTGGAAGCCGGGTACCCACTCGCCTATCCGATCGCCGCGCAGAAGCAGTACAAGTCCGGGTATCGGATCTCACCGAGTTCACCGGCGGCCTGCGGTGGTGGTTACTACTGCCCGAAGAACTCCGGCGGCGGTGGTGAGGGCCTCTACACGATGTGGTCGGCCTTCGCGAAGTCGATCAACACGTACTTCATCCCGCTCCAGGAGAGGGTCGGGACGGACAAGGTCGTCGCGGTGGCCAAGCGCTTCGGCGTCCAGTTCCGCCAGCCGAAGGACGCCGAGATGACCACCGTGGAAGGCGGCGTCAAGGAGTGGGGCGCGTTCTCCCTCGGCGTCACCGCCTCGACCCCGCTGGACATGGCGAACGCTTACGCGACCCTGGCCGGCGACGGCAAGTACTGCGTGCCCACCCCGGTGGAGCAGATCACCACGCAGGAGGGCGAGAAGATCGACATCGGCAAGCCGCACTGCATCCAGGCCACCACCAAGGACGTGGCCCGCGCCGCCCTGGACGCGGCCCGGTGCCCGGTCGGCGACTCGGCCCAGCTGGGCAGCTGCAACGGCGCCACGGCCGGCCCGACCAAGGGCATCGTCAAGCACCCGGTCTTCGGCAAGTCCGGCACCACCGACGGGTCCAAGACCGCCTCGCTGATCGTCGGCACCACGAAGATCGTCGTCGCCGGTTACATGGCCAACCCGGACTACCCGGAGCACCGGGACCAGATGGACCACGACGTCATCAACCCCGCGGTGCAGTACACGGTCGCCAACTACATGGAGGGCAAGGACCGGGTCCAGTTCAAGAAGCCGAGCAGCACCAAGATCGCGTACGGCGAGCAGCGCTCGATCCCCGACGTGACGTGCGACTCGGTCTCCTCGGCCACGAACCGCCTGGAGGACGCCGGCTTCTCGGTCTCGCGTGGCTCCGAGATCGCCTCCGACTGCCCCGTCGGAACGGTCGCCGGCACCAACCCGTCCGGCCGCACGATCAAGAACGGCGTGGTCGTTCTGGAGATCAGCAGCGGCAAGAAGGACGAGGAGCCGGGCGGCCCCGGCCCGGACAACAGCACCCCACCACGACGTAACTAG
- a CDS encoding RidA family protein has product MTAPAEKLAELGITLPAVVPPVASYLPAVQSGNYVYVSGQLPFVDGKLPQTGKVGAEVTAEDAAAQARTCAINALAAIDALVGLDRVVKIVKVTGFVASAPGFTGQPAVINGASDLFAAVLGEQGRHARSAVGVAELPLGAPVEVEVIAEVA; this is encoded by the coding sequence GTGACAGCGCCCGCCGAGAAGCTCGCCGAGCTGGGCATCACCCTGCCCGCCGTGGTACCGCCGGTGGCGTCCTACCTGCCCGCCGTGCAGTCCGGCAACTACGTCTACGTCTCCGGTCAGCTGCCGTTCGTGGACGGCAAGCTGCCGCAGACCGGCAAGGTCGGCGCCGAGGTCACCGCCGAGGACGCGGCCGCTCAGGCCCGGACCTGCGCGATCAACGCGCTGGCCGCGATCGACGCCCTGGTCGGCCTCGACCGGGTCGTGAAGATCGTGAAGGTGACCGGGTTCGTCGCCTCGGCGCCCGGGTTCACCGGCCAGCCCGCGGTGATCAACGGCGCGTCCGATCTGTTCGCCGCGGTGCTGGGTGAGCAGGGACGGCACGCCCGCAGTGCGGTCGGTGTCGCTGAGCTGCCGCTGGGTGCTCCGGTCGAGGTCGAGGTCATCGCCGAAGTAGCGTGA
- a CDS encoding Rv0361 family membrane protein: protein MTHHGWNGPDGLPEPPHVQALRMKMQPPAAGGQPADFDTAEHPVVPPEVMSATQQIPAVPWRAETYQQAPPAGDPIWMGPPSSGPAPVTGEPRRRSTIFLSMALVATLALCGGGAVSAYFLLRDADSPGSPDPATAVNRFLTAVYTQQDATAARDLVCSKSRDEGKLATRVKQISAYADGYEDPVFRWDDPALADSDEERARVDVRVIMSTADEKTAAQDLRFTVVRKTGWLVCEVSG from the coding sequence ATGACACACCACGGATGGAACGGCCCGGACGGGCTGCCGGAACCGCCGCATGTCCAGGCGCTGCGCATGAAGATGCAGCCGCCGGCCGCCGGTGGCCAGCCGGCCGACTTCGACACCGCCGAGCATCCGGTGGTGCCGCCGGAGGTGATGTCGGCCACCCAGCAGATACCGGCCGTGCCGTGGCGCGCGGAGACCTATCAGCAGGCCCCGCCGGCCGGGGACCCGATCTGGATGGGGCCGCCGTCCAGCGGTCCGGCCCCGGTGACCGGTGAGCCGCGGCGGCGCTCGACGATCTTCCTGTCGATGGCCCTGGTCGCCACCCTGGCGCTCTGCGGCGGCGGGGCCGTCTCGGCATATTTCCTGCTCCGGGACGCCGACAGCCCTGGCTCACCGGATCCGGCGACCGCCGTCAACCGGTTCCTGACGGCGGTCTACACCCAGCAGGACGCCACCGCCGCCCGTGATCTGGTCTGCAGCAAATCCCGGGACGAGGGAAAACTTGCCACCCGGGTGAAGCAGATCTCCGCGTACGCGGACGGGTATGAGGATCCGGTCTTCCGCTGGGACGACCCGGCTCTGGCCGACAGTGACGAAGAACGCGCCCGAGTCGATGTACGCGTCATCATGTCGACCGCGGACGAGAAAACCGCCGCTCAGGACCTACGTTTCACGGTCGTCCGAAAGACCGGCTGGCTGGTGTGCGAGGTCTCCGGCTGA
- a CDS encoding WhiB family transcriptional regulator, with product MGMISDWPSMAACQSGDPDALFVQGAEQNVAKRICRSCPVRYECLADALDNRIEFGVWGGMTERERRALLRRHPHVASWRKMFEAALREKGADKVLVSTR from the coding sequence GTGGGGATGATCAGCGACTGGCCCAGTATGGCGGCGTGTCAGAGTGGCGACCCTGACGCGTTGTTCGTGCAGGGCGCCGAGCAGAACGTGGCAAAGAGGATCTGCCGCAGCTGCCCGGTCCGCTACGAGTGCCTCGCCGACGCCCTGGACAACCGCATCGAGTTCGGCGTCTGGGGAGGCATGACGGAACGGGAGAGGCGCGCACTTCTGCGCCGTCACCCGCATGTGGCGAGCTGGCGGAAGATGTTCGAGGCCGCACTGCGGGAGAAGGGCGCCGACAAGGTGCTCGTCTCCACCCGCTGA
- a CDS encoding ArsA family ATPase has product MVADVTAPRLDIDALLADPAIRIVVCCGAGGVGKTTTAAALGLRAAEVHGRRTVVLTIDPARRLAQSMGLTELDNTPRQVKGIDVEASGGELHAMMLDMKRTFDEVVEQHTTPKRAAEIFANPFYQAMSSTFSGTQEYMAMEKLGQLRAGGEWDLIVVDTPPSRSALDFLDAPARLSRFLDGRMLRMFLAPARTGGRSVFSLVTASFGLFSKTVQKVLGAQLLTDLSGFVAALDSMFGGFRQRADLTYQILQDPQTAFLLVAAPERDAIREAAYFAERLVAERMPLGGLVLNRMHSTESAGLSAADAEAAADRLEQEGDQQVTAEVLRIHAALLRLGERETAVAAGFTEAFPAVPAASIAAQPADVHDVDGLRTIGALLA; this is encoded by the coding sequence ATGGTGGCTGACGTGACAGCTCCCCGGCTCGACATCGACGCTCTCCTGGCCGACCCGGCCATCCGCATCGTGGTCTGCTGCGGAGCGGGTGGGGTCGGCAAGACGACCACGGCCGCGGCTCTCGGGCTGCGGGCCGCCGAGGTGCACGGGCGTCGCACGGTCGTGCTCACCATCGACCCGGCCCGGCGGCTGGCCCAGTCGATGGGCCTGACCGAGCTGGACAACACTCCTCGCCAGGTCAAAGGCATCGACGTGGAGGCCAGCGGCGGCGAGTTGCACGCCATGATGCTGGACATGAAGCGCACCTTCGACGAGGTGGTCGAGCAGCACACCACCCCGAAACGTGCCGCCGAGATCTTCGCCAACCCGTTCTACCAGGCCATGAGCTCGACCTTCTCGGGCACGCAGGAGTACATGGCGATGGAGAAGCTGGGCCAGCTCCGGGCCGGCGGCGAGTGGGACCTGATCGTGGTCGACACTCCGCCGTCCCGGTCCGCGCTCGACTTCCTGGACGCGCCGGCCCGGCTGTCCAGGTTCCTCGACGGCCGGATGCTGCGGATGTTCCTGGCTCCCGCGCGGACCGGCGGCCGGAGCGTGTTCAGCCTGGTGACCGCGTCGTTCGGGCTGTTCTCGAAAACCGTGCAGAAGGTGCTGGGCGCCCAGTTGCTCACCGATCTGTCCGGCTTCGTGGCGGCGCTGGACTCGATGTTCGGCGGCTTCCGGCAGCGCGCCGATCTGACGTACCAGATCCTGCAGGACCCGCAGACCGCGTTCCTGCTGGTCGCCGCGCCCGAGCGGGACGCGATCCGGGAGGCCGCCTATTTCGCGGAGCGGCTGGTGGCCGAACGAATGCCGCTCGGCGGGCTGGTGCTCAACCGGATGCACAGCACCGAGTCGGCCGGGTTGTCCGCGGCGGACGCCGAGGCGGCGGCGGACCGGCTGGAGCAGGAGGGTGACCAGCAGGTCACCGCGGAGGTGCTGCGGATCCACGCGGCGCTGCTGCGGCTGGGCGAGCGGGAGACCGCGGTCGCGGCCGGTTTCACCGAAGCCTTCCCGGCGGTGCCGGCCGCCTCGATCGCGGCACAGCCCGCCGACGTCCATGACGTCGACGGGCTGCGAACGATCGGAGCACTGCTCGCCTGA
- a CDS encoding ArsA-related P-loop ATPase, translated as MGEHRNWPERLHVVTGKGGTGKSTVAAALALGLAAGGRRTLLVEVEGRQGIAQLFGLEPLPYAERRVVTTTGGGEVRALAVDPEEALLEYLDMFYKLGVAGRALRKVGAIDFATTIAPGLRDVLLTGKVKEATTRSKDGRRVYDAVVLDAPPTGRVGRFLNVTEETRKLVKVGPIKTQSEGVASLLRSPMTAVHVVTLLEEMPVQETLDAITELSGLNIPVGRVVVNGARPPLLAGGRVTKAEIKRGLTAAGLPAGTATVNQLTAEAQAHLTRRELEESLRVELAELGRPLIELPLLPDGVDRESLGDLAVRLMQA; from the coding sequence ATGGGCGAACACCGCAACTGGCCGGAGCGGCTGCACGTGGTGACCGGCAAGGGCGGCACCGGCAAGAGCACCGTGGCAGCCGCCTTGGCGCTCGGTCTCGCGGCCGGGGGCCGGCGCACCCTGCTCGTCGAGGTGGAGGGCCGGCAGGGCATCGCCCAGTTGTTCGGCCTGGAGCCACTGCCCTACGCCGAGCGGAGAGTCGTGACCACCACCGGCGGCGGTGAGGTCCGCGCGCTGGCGGTGGATCCCGAGGAGGCTCTCCTCGAGTACCTGGACATGTTCTACAAGCTCGGCGTGGCCGGGCGGGCGCTGCGCAAGGTCGGGGCCATCGACTTCGCCACCACGATCGCCCCGGGACTGCGCGACGTGCTGCTCACCGGCAAGGTGAAAGAGGCCACCACCCGCTCGAAGGACGGCCGCCGGGTCTACGACGCGGTGGTGCTGGACGCGCCGCCGACCGGCCGGGTGGGCCGGTTCCTCAACGTCACCGAGGAAACCCGCAAGCTGGTCAAGGTCGGGCCGATCAAGACGCAGAGCGAGGGGGTGGCGTCCCTGCTGCGCTCGCCGATGACGGCCGTGCACGTGGTGACGCTGCTGGAGGAGATGCCGGTCCAGGAGACGCTTGACGCGATCACCGAGCTGTCCGGGCTGAACATCCCGGTCGGCCGAGTCGTGGTGAACGGCGCCCGGCCCCCATTGCTGGCCGGTGGGCGGGTCACCAAGGCCGAGATCAAGCGGGGGCTGACCGCCGCCGGGCTGCCCGCCGGCACCGCGACGGTGAACCAGCTGACCGCCGAGGCGCAGGCGCATCTGACCCGGCGTGAGCTGGAGGAGTCACTGCGAGTGGAACTGGCCGAACTGGGCCGCCCCCTGATCGAGCTGCCGCTGTTGCCGGACGGCGTCGACCGAGAGAGCCTCGGTGACCTCGCCGTCCGGCTGATGCAAGCTTGA
- a CDS encoding DUF4177 domain-containing protein: protein MQKWEYVTVPLLVHATKQILDNWGDDGWELVQVVPGPNGPEQLVAYLKRPKA from the coding sequence ATGCAGAAGTGGGAGTACGTGACCGTGCCCCTGCTGGTCCACGCGACCAAGCAGATCCTCGACAACTGGGGCGACGACGGCTGGGAGCTCGTCCAGGTCGTCCCGGGACCGAACGGCCCCGAGCAGCTTGTCGCCTACCTGAAGCGGCCGAAGGCGTGA
- the pyrE gene encoding orotate phosphoribosyltransferase — protein sequence MTDSIDLARQVRSVSRLTGEFTLRSGRTATEYFDKYQFEADPVLLDQLAERLAVLIPEGTEVLAGLEMGGIAVVTALARHAKLPTAFVRKQAKQYGTARLAEGAEVAGRRVLIVEDVVTSGGQVVLSTNDLRKLGAHVDHALCVIDRQEGGSQALAAEGITLRALLTRAELDAAA from the coding sequence GTGACTGACTCCATCGACCTCGCCCGCCAGGTCCGCAGCGTAAGCCGCCTCACCGGCGAGTTCACCCTCCGCTCCGGCCGGACCGCCACCGAGTACTTCGACAAATACCAGTTCGAGGCCGACCCGGTACTGCTCGACCAGCTCGCCGAGCGCCTCGCCGTCCTCATCCCGGAGGGCACCGAAGTGCTCGCCGGCCTGGAGATGGGCGGCATCGCCGTGGTGACCGCCCTGGCCCGGCACGCGAAACTGCCCACCGCGTTCGTCCGTAAGCAGGCCAAGCAGTACGGCACCGCCCGCCTCGCCGAAGGTGCCGAAGTGGCCGGCCGCCGGGTCCTGATCGTGGAGGACGTGGTCACCTCCGGCGGCCAGGTGGTGCTCTCCACCAACGACCTGCGCAAGCTGGGTGCCCATGTGGACCACGCGCTCTGTGTCATCGACCGGCAGGAGGGCGGCTCCCAGGCGCTCGCCGCCGAGGGCATCACCCTGCGCGCCCTGCTGACCCGGGCCGAGCTCGACGCCGCGGCCTGA
- a CDS encoding metallophosphoesterase, with amino-acid sequence MRKRSFITAAAALTAVGGATLAYSALLERNMFTLRRFDVPVLEPDAEPLRILHLSDLHMMPGQRRKQDWVAALIGADPDLVVVTGDNMADPDAVPGVLRALDPLLAVPGAFVFGSNDYRGPVWKNPLQYLLPDREYVQGVDLPAEELREAFTDAGWADLNNARVTIKAGGRSIELAGVDDPHIERDDYPSVAGPVSAGADLHIGVTHTPASRVLGPMADDGFALMLAGHTHGGQVCVPLYGALTTNCDLPTSMAKGLHRWPGSDAWLHVSAGLGTHPTAPIRFACRPEASLLTLIPR; translated from the coding sequence ATGCGTAAGCGCTCCTTTATTACGGCCGCCGCCGCTCTGACCGCTGTCGGCGGCGCCACGCTCGCCTATTCCGCCCTTCTCGAGCGCAACATGTTCACCCTCCGGCGCTTCGACGTCCCGGTCCTCGAACCGGACGCGGAGCCCCTGCGCATCCTGCACCTGAGCGACCTGCACATGATGCCCGGCCAGCGGCGCAAGCAGGACTGGGTGGCCGCGCTCATCGGCGCCGACCCCGACCTGGTCGTGGTGACCGGCGACAACATGGCCGACCCGGATGCGGTGCCCGGTGTGCTGCGTGCCCTCGACCCGCTGCTGGCAGTGCCCGGCGCGTTCGTCTTCGGTTCCAACGACTACCGCGGCCCGGTCTGGAAGAACCCACTGCAATACCTACTGCCCGACCGGGAGTACGTGCAGGGTGTCGACCTGCCCGCCGAGGAACTACGGGAGGCCTTCACCGACGCCGGCTGGGCCGACCTGAACAACGCCCGCGTCACCATCAAGGCCGGGGGCCGCTCGATCGAGCTGGCCGGTGTCGACGACCCGCACATCGAGCGCGACGACTACCCGTCCGTGGCCGGTCCGGTCAGCGCCGGTGCCGACCTGCACATCGGTGTCACCCACACGCCCGCCTCCCGGGTGCTCGGCCCGATGGCCGACGACGGGTTCGCCCTGATGCTGGCCGGTCACACCCATGGCGGCCAGGTGTGCGTACCGCTCTACGGGGCGCTCACCACCAACTGCGACCTGCCCACCTCGATGGCCAAGGGTCTGCACCGCTGGCCCGGTTCGGACGCCTGGCTGCACGTCTCCGCCGGACTGGGCACTCATCCCACCGCCCCGATCCGTTTCGCCTGTCGTCCGGAGGCCTCGCTGCTGACCCTGATTCCGCGTTGA